In the genome of Carassius auratus strain Wakin unplaced genomic scaffold, ASM336829v1 scaf_tig00217169, whole genome shotgun sequence, one region contains:
- the LOC113100091 gene encoding uncharacterized protein LOC113100091, which yields MARAGRTAASSGAETSVAVKISGKAEVSGAAVGNKSARGRMAGGRRGATRAGRTAGPSSATRGRQAARGRGTRAALGISEEDRVRVERLQEERRSQTQEQIWNMDPDDARRLLVRVMDREPGLIFDVLQPAAQGTEIPLQCVPGWCSCSRCREMGTDLENKCCGMMEATCISRLPHMSMLKALNPLQWDSTQDKVHITAALGFQSKGMKQQV from the exons ATGGCCAGAGCAGGCAGAACAGCAGCAAGCAGTGGAGCAGAAACAAGTGTAGCAGTCAAAATCAGCGGTAAAGCAGAAGTGAGTGGAGCTGCTGTTGGGAACAAATCAGCAAGAGGAAGGATGGCAGGTGGAAGGAGAGGCGCGACAAGAGCGGGAAGAACTGCAGGACCCAGCAGTGCAACCAGGGGTAGACAGGCAGCTAGAGGAAGAGGGACTAGAGCAGCACTTGGAATCTCTGAAGAGGACAGAGTGAGGGTGGAGAGGCTGCAAGAGGAAAGAAGGTCACAGACCCAG gAGCAGATCTGGAACATGGATCCAGATGACGCTCGTAGACTCCTAGTCAGAGTCATGGACAGAGAACCTGGCCTCATCTTTGATGTGCTCCAGCCAGCTGCTCAGGGAACAGAAATACCATTACAATGTGTGCCTGGATGGTGCAGCTGTTCAAGGTGCAGGGAAATGGGAACTGACTTGGAGAATAAATGTTGTGGGATGATGGAGGCCACCTGCATCAGTAGATTGCCCCACATGTCAAT GTTGAAAGCTCTCAATCCACTTCAGTGGGATTCAACTCAAGATAAAGTCCACATTACAGCAGCACTGGGCTTCCAAAGCAAGGGGATGAAACAACAGGTTTGA